The following coding sequences are from one Fimbriiglobus ruber window:
- the tuf gene encoding elongation factor Tu, whose protein sequence is MHKVHVNVGTIGHIDHGKTTLTAAILAVQARKSLATAKGYQDIAKGGTKRDPTKTVTIAAAHVEYETAGRHYAHIDCPGHADYVKNMITGAAQMDGAVLLLAATDGPMPQTREHVLLAKQVGVPALVVFVNKVDLVDDPDLIDLVELETRDLLTKHGFDGANVPFVRGNARGALDHPGDPAYTGCIDALLAALDAHVPEPVRDVDRPFLLAVEGVHVIEGRGTVATGKIEQGKVAVGDKVEVLGLGGALETVVTSVEAFNKPCQSAAAGQNVGVLLRGVRADQVRRGQVIAAPRSVHPRSRFRAEVYVLGKDEGGRHTPFFTGYKPQFFVRTTDVTGHVSLPADVEMVMPGDNARVEVSLDKAIALEAGSRFAIREGGKTVGSGVVSEVLE, encoded by the coding sequence ATGCACAAGGTTCACGTCAACGTCGGCACCATCGGACACATTGACCACGGCAAGACCACACTGACGGCCGCCATCCTCGCCGTCCAGGCCCGCAAAAGCCTGGCGACTGCGAAGGGGTACCAGGACATCGCCAAGGGCGGGACGAAGCGGGACCCGACCAAGACGGTCACGATCGCCGCTGCGCACGTCGAGTACGAGACGGCCGGCCGGCACTACGCCCACATCGACTGTCCCGGGCACGCGGACTACGTGAAGAACATGATCACCGGGGCCGCCCAGATGGACGGCGCGGTGCTCCTCCTCGCGGCGACCGACGGCCCGATGCCCCAGACCCGCGAACACGTCCTGCTCGCCAAGCAGGTCGGCGTCCCGGCCCTGGTGGTGTTCGTCAACAAGGTCGACCTCGTGGACGACCCGGACCTGATCGACCTGGTCGAACTGGAGACCCGCGACTTGCTCACGAAGCACGGGTTCGACGGGGCGAACGTCCCGTTCGTCCGCGGCAACGCCCGCGGCGCGCTCGACCACCCGGGCGACCCGGCGTACACCGGCTGCATCGACGCCCTGCTGGCGGCGCTGGACGCCCACGTCCCGGAGCCGGTGCGGGACGTTGACCGACCGTTCCTCCTGGCCGTCGAGGGCGTTCACGTCATCGAGGGGCGGGGGACGGTCGCGACCGGCAAGATCGAGCAGGGCAAGGTCGCGGTCGGGGACAAGGTCGAAGTCCTCGGCCTGGGCGGCGCCCTGGAAACGGTCGTCACCAGCGTCGAGGCGTTCAACAAGCCGTGCCAGTCGGCGGCGGCCGGGCAGAACGTCGGCGTGCTCCTCCGCGGCGTGCGGGCCGATCAGGTCCGCCGGGGTCAGGTGATCGCGGCCCCGCGGAGCGTCCACCCGCGGTCCCGGTTTCGGGCCGAGGTGTACGTTCTCGGGAAGGACGAAGGCGGGCGGCACACGCCGTTCTTCACGGGGTACAAGCCGCAGTTCTTCGTCCGCACGACGGACGTGACCGGCCACGTGTCGCTCCCGGCGGACGTGGAGATGGTCATGCCTGGCGACAACGCCCGGGTGGAAGTAAGCCTGGACAAGGCGATCGCGCTGGAAGCGGGGAGCCGGTTCGCCATCCGCGAGGGCGGTAAGACCGTCGGCTCCGGCGTCGTCAGCGAGGTGTTGGAATAA
- a CDS encoding Gfo/Idh/MocA family protein: protein MSKLSRRSFLKQSAVAAGGLSAAPLVPGVLSAAPADRGAKLNCVVIGCGGRGTTHIATALGQNLVALVDADEKRLDAARALAKTKNADPDKIQVFTDYREMFDKIGKQIDAVFIATPNHQHALPTMIAMQLGKGVYCEKPLCHTIGEARMLSAAAAKYKVATQMGNQGHCEEGYRRLCEYVWGGVVGPITETHSWSDRSNGGIGPRPPKLSVPGNLHWDSWVGPAPFRDYHADLHQHEWHGWYDFGNGSLGNMACHVLDGVYWALKLEHPTRVEVEQMFGGTTERYPTGTRIRWDFPARGDMPAAKVYWYDGRVGEGDSGDGNKASPKGKKGPHNLPPLLAELKKKYPDEKFDSNGTLYVGEKGILYTATYGGDMHIVPKKTMLETTPPAKTLPRPSGVAGDFLRAVREGRTDTAAAFDYSARLTEFTLLGNLAQRAGPGNPVEWDGPNMKVTNLKDLNQWIQIEPRKGWKA from the coding sequence ATGTCCAAGCTCAGTCGTCGTTCGTTCCTGAAACAATCCGCGGTCGCGGCGGGCGGCCTGTCCGCGGCGCCGCTCGTACCGGGAGTCCTGTCGGCCGCGCCGGCCGACCGCGGGGCCAAGCTGAATTGCGTGGTCATCGGCTGCGGCGGGCGCGGCACCACGCACATCGCCACCGCCCTCGGACAGAACCTCGTCGCCCTCGTGGACGCCGACGAGAAGCGGCTGGACGCGGCCCGCGCGCTCGCCAAGACCAAAAACGCCGACCCCGACAAAATCCAGGTCTTCACCGACTACCGGGAGATGTTCGACAAGATCGGCAAGCAGATCGATGCCGTGTTCATCGCCACGCCGAACCACCAGCACGCCTTGCCGACCATGATCGCGATGCAACTGGGCAAGGGCGTCTACTGCGAAAAGCCGCTTTGCCACACGATCGGCGAAGCCCGCATGCTGTCCGCGGCGGCGGCCAAGTACAAGGTGGCGACGCAGATGGGCAACCAGGGCCACTGCGAGGAAGGGTACCGCCGGTTGTGCGAGTACGTCTGGGGCGGCGTGGTGGGGCCGATCACCGAGACGCATAGCTGGTCCGACCGCTCGAACGGGGGCATCGGGCCGCGGCCGCCCAAGCTGTCGGTGCCCGGGAATCTGCACTGGGATTCGTGGGTCGGGCCGGCGCCGTTCCGCGATTACCACGCCGACCTGCATCAGCACGAGTGGCACGGCTGGTACGACTTCGGGAACGGCTCCCTCGGCAACATGGCCTGCCACGTTCTCGACGGCGTGTACTGGGCGCTGAAACTCGAACACCCGACGCGGGTCGAAGTCGAGCAGATGTTCGGCGGCACCACCGAGCGCTACCCGACCGGGACGCGCATCCGCTGGGACTTCCCGGCCCGCGGCGACATGCCGGCCGCCAAGGTCTACTGGTACGACGGGCGGGTCGGCGAGGGCGATTCGGGCGACGGCAACAAGGCCAGCCCCAAGGGTAAAAAGGGCCCCCATAACCTGCCGCCGCTCTTGGCGGAGTTGAAAAAGAAGTACCCCGACGAGAAGTTCGATTCCAACGGCACGCTCTACGTCGGCGAGAAGGGCATCCTCTACACGGCGACCTACGGCGGCGACATGCACATCGTCCCGAAGAAGACGATGCTGGAAACCACCCCGCCGGCCAAGACGCTCCCGCGGCCCTCGGGCGTCGCGGGCGATTTCCTCCGCGCCGTCCGGGAGGGGCGGACCGACACCGCCGCGGCCTTCGACTACTCGGCCCGGCTCACGGAGTTCACCCTGCTCGGCAACCTGGCCCAGCGCGCCGGCCCGGGTAACCCGGTGGAGTGGGACGGGCCGAACATGAAAGTGACCAACCTCAAGGATCTGAATCAGTGGATCCAGATCGAACCGCGCAAGGGATGGAAGGCTTGA
- a CDS encoding 3-keto-disaccharide hydrolase, with protein MKTALTVAALVVLCMASGNFASAEPPPTRPTLSEDEKTAGWKLLFDGVSTTGWRGLGTDGVPKCWVVEDGCLKCLGGTKDANDLIAADQYENFELAFEWRFPKTKGNSGVKYRVQEKKGAGYAFGPEFQCMNDPGVTDIHASGALYDLFAPQGKKLVPQGEFNQSRIVVRGNHWEHWLNGVKVVEVEFGSEAMTAALAKSHFRNTDWGKKPLGYIALQNHHNEVLFRNIKIRVLPTDTPK; from the coding sequence GTGAAAACGGCTCTGACAGTGGCAGCCCTTGTTGTCTTGTGCATGGCGTCCGGCAATTTCGCCAGTGCCGAGCCCCCGCCGACCCGCCCCACGCTCAGCGAAGACGAGAAAACGGCGGGGTGGAAACTCCTGTTCGACGGCGTCAGCACGACCGGCTGGCGCGGCCTGGGCACGGACGGCGTGCCCAAGTGCTGGGTCGTCGAAGACGGCTGCCTCAAGTGTTTGGGCGGAACGAAGGACGCCAACGACCTGATCGCGGCCGACCAGTACGAGAACTTTGAACTCGCGTTCGAGTGGCGGTTTCCCAAGACCAAGGGCAACAGCGGCGTGAAATACCGCGTCCAGGAGAAAAAGGGAGCCGGCTACGCGTTCGGCCCGGAGTTCCAGTGCATGAACGACCCGGGCGTGACGGACATCCACGCCAGCGGGGCGTTGTACGACCTGTTCGCCCCGCAAGGGAAGAAGCTGGTGCCGCAGGGCGAGTTCAACCAGTCGCGGATCGTCGTGCGAGGCAACCACTGGGAACACTGGCTCAACGGCGTGAAGGTGGTCGAAGTCGAGTTCGGTAGCGAGGCGATGACCGCCGCCCTGGCCAAGAGCCACTTCCGGAACACCGACTGGGGCAAAAAGCCGCTCGGCTATATCGCGCTCCAAAACCACCACAACGAAGTCCTGTTTCGCAACATCAAGATTCGCGTGCTTCCGACCGATACCCCAAAGTGA
- a CDS encoding IS110 family transposase, producing MAELVACTRESAGRVKGVGGRKIGNAHLKWAFSEAASLMPRSFPAAKSWMQRQSQKRDVKKTHAILEAKIGRTVYHLWRKQVAFDPKKFLAS from the coding sequence TTGGCAGAGTTGGTGGCCTGCACCCGCGAGAGCGCGGGGAGGGTAAAGGGTGTCGGCGGACGAAAGATCGGCAACGCGCATCTGAAGTGGGCGTTCTCGGAGGCCGCGTCGCTGATGCCCCGGAGCTTCCCGGCGGCCAAGTCGTGGATGCAACGGCAATCGCAGAAGCGAGACGTGAAGAAGACCCACGCGATCCTGGAAGCGAAGATCGGACGGACGGTGTATCACCTGTGGCGAAAGCAGGTGGCGTTCGATCCGAAGAAGTTCCTGGCCTCGTGA
- a CDS encoding sigma-70 family RNA polymerase sigma factor, producing the protein MPSGPVYALFRHLLGRGPASDGGVLSDAELLARFGGTRDEAAFEEILRRYGPLVWGVCRRVLAHQADTEDAFQATFLVLAKRAGAVRKPGALGCWLYGVAYRVARRMRGRKTPIPLDPGAPGATAEPAPDAVSAREFLAALDEELLRLPARYRAALVHCFLREETQDEAARNLNVSLSTLKRRVAAGREILRSRLSGRGVDLSAVLIGVGVAGTGGSGRAGAAVLAAVRAGAGAGEFVSPTVINLAEGVVNTMWQTKLRAWATGLAMAAVATGGSGYFAYTGFGRDDPTAVKPGGLPAADEKPNPKPKPDPRVTDPTRPGGLPAAEKWAADLTTTADTHQLRLEKLKIAHDALALQVEMVKRGVVPSRSRDMYEWSKRVLQAEQELDPSSPSTLAAARDHFDRMKTSEVTWERLVKSGAVSLEESRAAAYQRVEAEIWLREAEARAARSDARPRAAPGGYVASVQKRSGDTMTFFPAAGAAIQKGEELLVVRVDGSGTRPLGKLTVTEVTSTGGTGKYEAAAKGPDVPPDRGDWILRPGQAPAKNDE; encoded by the coding sequence ATGCCGTCCGGCCCGGTTTACGCACTGTTTCGCCACCTCCTCGGACGCGGACCCGCGTCCGACGGGGGGGTGTTGTCCGACGCGGAATTGCTCGCCCGGTTCGGGGGAACGCGGGACGAGGCCGCGTTCGAAGAAATCCTGCGGCGGTACGGCCCCCTCGTATGGGGCGTCTGCCGGCGGGTACTCGCGCACCAGGCCGACACCGAGGACGCATTCCAGGCCACGTTCCTGGTCCTGGCGAAGCGGGCCGGTGCGGTCCGAAAACCGGGCGCGCTCGGGTGCTGGCTGTACGGCGTCGCGTACCGGGTCGCCCGCCGGATGCGCGGCCGCAAGACCCCGATTCCCCTCGACCCCGGGGCGCCCGGCGCGACCGCCGAGCCGGCCCCCGACGCCGTTTCCGCCCGCGAGTTCCTCGCCGCGCTCGACGAGGAACTGCTCCGCCTGCCCGCCCGGTATCGGGCGGCCCTGGTCCACTGCTTCCTCCGGGAAGAAACCCAGGACGAGGCCGCGCGCAACCTGAACGTCTCGCTCAGCACGCTCAAGCGTCGCGTAGCCGCGGGCCGGGAAATCCTTCGCTCCCGGCTATCGGGCCGCGGGGTGGACCTGTCGGCGGTGTTGATTGGGGTCGGCGTGGCCGGGACCGGCGGGAGCGGCCGGGCGGGGGCGGCGGTCCTCGCGGCGGTCCGCGCGGGCGCCGGGGCCGGCGAGTTCGTGTCACCAACTGTCATCAACCTGGCGGAAGGAGTGGTAAACACCATGTGGCAAACCAAATTACGAGCGTGGGCGACGGGCCTGGCGATGGCGGCCGTCGCGACCGGCGGGTCCGGGTACTTCGCGTACACCGGGTTCGGCCGGGACGACCCGACCGCGGTCAAGCCGGGCGGGCTGCCCGCCGCGGACGAGAAGCCGAACCCGAAACCCAAACCCGACCCCCGGGTGACCGACCCGACCAGACCGGGCGGGTTGCCGGCGGCCGAGAAGTGGGCGGCCGATTTGACAACCACAGCCGACACGCACCAGTTGCGGCTGGAGAAACTCAAGATCGCCCACGACGCCCTGGCGCTTCAGGTCGAGATGGTGAAGCGGGGCGTCGTGCCGTCCCGGTCGCGGGACATGTACGAGTGGTCCAAGCGGGTTCTGCAGGCCGAGCAAGAACTCGACCCGTCGAGCCCCAGCACGCTCGCGGCGGCCCGCGATCACTTCGACCGGATGAAGACGAGCGAGGTCACGTGGGAACGGCTGGTCAAGTCGGGGGCCGTGTCGCTCGAGGAAAGCCGGGCGGCCGCCTACCAGCGCGTCGAGGCCGAGATCTGGCTGAGGGAAGCCGAGGCACGGGCCGCGCGGTCGGACGCCCGCCCCCGGGCCGCGCCGGGTGGGTACGTCGCCTCCGTTCAGAAACGATCCGGCGACACCATGACCTTCTTCCCGGCCGCGGGCGCGGCGATCCAGAAGGGCGAGGAACTCCTTGTCGTGCGCGTCGACGGCTCGGGAACGCGCCCGCTCGGAAAGTTGACCGTGACCGAGGTCACTTCCACCGGGGGAACGGGCAAATACGAGGCGGCCGCGAAGGGCCCGGACGTCCCTCCGGATCGGGGCGACTGGATTCTCCGCCCGGGTCAGGCGCCCGCAAAGAACGACGAGTAG
- a CDS encoding protein kinase domain-containing protein, which translates to MPEPSPDVVKDLFLEAADLDPRGRGAFLDERCAGDPELRTAVEELLHFDAKAQSSPHFLASPAAVVRANLPLIEPVPPSIGRYHIVRCLGEGGMGTVYEAEQDDPRRSVALKVMRRGSGSSDLRKRFAQEASILARLSHVGIARVYEAGATEDGQLYFAMEFIRGLPLDEYVRRHAADARARLDLAAQVCDAVQHAHVQGIVHRDLKPANILVDEGGRPKVLDFGVALVTGGILGTTAHTHTGQLIGTFGYMSPEQVAADPRAVDARSDVYTLGVILYELLADRLPYRLDGLPIPEVVRLIREEEPSRLGSVNQQFRGAVETVVAKALEKDKARRYQSAAELAADLRRHLADEPIQARPASVFYKSRRFVGRNKGLVAGAALVFAALVGATVLSLISARRAQENAQLARSQAYQSRLAAAVAALSEHDVAAAARHLDRAPKELRGWEWHHLHSRLDDRLRAVAAAPGETLHVLPRPDGVQVGRLTRSSLVVTDLDGRPVRAVSFEPALSGVGMVRQTAAGLRILDLAGGFALSVRDENGKEIRRLDVSHYGGEISPDGLKLAVFLNRNDRAGDMALYDVASGTRVECIGHTDGILSAAFSPDGKRLASASEDRSCRLWDVATGKQTAPECLGHTSKLLSVAFRADSARVVTTSADGTVRQWDAATGAVAEPPFDHHAGEVLTAAYSPDGKWVASGGADHTIRLWPATGRQQRAVLHGHAGAVNELVFAPDGRTLASVSQDRGFLFLGDNTVGVWDLDAVGLPVLYGHANYVYPVAYSPDGRWIASGGWDNTVRLWDAVTGEACATLRDPPGCVRALAFSPDGAWLVAGCDFGGELLFWDTATGCVIRRIREPYPCVQYLAVSPDGTHVTVGRWPGAGEFRVFEVASGMEVGSADGVAMAFSPDGKWLAGRDADGKTVLLWDAHDLRPVATWPGHTDVITAITFRRDGARLVSASSDHTVRVWDTTTGKCLRVFDGHTDKVYGVAFHPDGRRVASAGRDRDILVWDPEGDQEGVRLPGHTSYIWSLAFSPDGRSLVSGSGDHTVRLWDTEPLRDRYLARRAAETRRPDAERLVGRLCREMKDADRVVASLRADHSLSEPQRDAALRAMLRRSTKPVDGQSRAE; encoded by the coding sequence ATGCCCGAACCCTCACCCGACGTGGTGAAAGACCTGTTCTTGGAGGCCGCCGACCTGGACCCCCGAGGTCGCGGCGCCTTCCTGGACGAGCGGTGTGCCGGGGACCCCGAACTCCGTACCGCCGTCGAGGAACTCCTCCACTTCGACGCGAAAGCCCAAAGCTCGCCTCACTTCCTCGCCAGCCCGGCCGCCGTCGTCCGGGCGAACCTACCCCTGATCGAGCCCGTGCCGCCGTCGATCGGTCGTTACCACATCGTCCGGTGCCTGGGCGAAGGGGGAATGGGCACGGTCTACGAGGCCGAGCAGGACGACCCACGGCGGTCAGTAGCTCTGAAGGTCATGCGCAGGGGCTCGGGCTCTTCAGACCTCCGCAAGCGCTTCGCCCAGGAGGCGAGTATCCTGGCCCGGCTGAGCCATGTCGGCATCGCCCGCGTCTACGAGGCCGGCGCCACAGAGGACGGTCAACTCTACTTCGCGATGGAATTCATTCGCGGGCTACCATTGGACGAGTACGTTCGCCGCCACGCCGCCGACGCCCGGGCCCGCCTCGACCTGGCCGCGCAGGTCTGCGACGCCGTGCAGCACGCCCATGTGCAGGGGATCGTCCACCGCGACCTCAAGCCGGCCAACATCCTGGTGGACGAGGGCGGCCGACCCAAGGTACTCGACTTCGGCGTCGCCCTTGTGACCGGCGGCATCCTGGGCACCACGGCCCACACGCACACGGGCCAGCTGATCGGCACGTTCGGCTACATGAGTCCCGAGCAGGTCGCGGCTGATCCCCGCGCCGTCGACGCCCGCTCCGACGTGTACACGCTGGGCGTGATCCTCTATGAACTTCTGGCGGACCGACTGCCGTACCGGCTCGACGGCCTGCCGATCCCCGAAGTCGTGCGTCTGATCCGGGAAGAGGAGCCTTCCCGACTGGGGTCAGTGAATCAGCAGTTCCGCGGGGCGGTCGAGACGGTCGTGGCCAAGGCACTGGAAAAGGACAAGGCGCGGCGCTACCAGTCGGCCGCGGAGCTGGCAGCGGACCTGCGCCGCCACCTGGCCGACGAACCGATCCAGGCGCGGCCGGCATCAGTCTTCTATAAATCCCGGCGGTTTGTCGGCCGGAACAAGGGGTTGGTCGCCGGCGCCGCCCTAGTTTTCGCGGCACTGGTCGGCGCGACGGTCCTCTCGCTGATCTCGGCACGCAGGGCGCAGGAGAACGCCCAACTCGCCCGGTCACAAGCCTACCAGTCGCGGTTGGCGGCTGCCGTCGCCGCGCTGTCCGAGCACGACGTCGCCGCCGCGGCCCGCCACCTCGACCGGGCGCCGAAAGAACTGCGCGGCTGGGAGTGGCACCACCTCCACAGCCGGCTCGACGACCGCCTTCGTGCCGTCGCGGCGGCCCCCGGCGAAACACTTCACGTACTCCCCCGACCCGACGGAGTTCAGGTCGGCCGGCTCACTCGTTCCAGCCTTGTCGTGACCGACCTCGACGGCCGTCCGGTTCGGGCGGTTTCTTTCGAACCGGCCTTGTCAGGTGTCGGAATGGTCCGGCAGACGGCTGCCGGTTTGCGAATCCTCGATCTGGCCGGGGGCTTCGCCCTGAGCGTACGGGATGAGAATGGCAAGGAGATCCGCCGCCTTGACGTGAGTCACTACGGAGGGGAAATTAGCCCGGACGGCTTGAAGTTGGCCGTGTTCCTCAACCGCAACGACCGAGCCGGCGACATGGCGCTGTATGACGTGGCTTCGGGAACACGTGTGGAGTGCATCGGCCACACGGACGGAATACTCTCGGCGGCCTTCAGCCCGGACGGCAAGCGGCTCGCGTCGGCGAGTGAAGACCGCTCGTGCCGTCTCTGGGACGTCGCCACAGGGAAGCAGACCGCTCCCGAGTGTCTCGGACACACCAGCAAGCTGTTGAGTGTCGCCTTCCGCGCGGACAGCGCCCGCGTCGTAACGACATCCGCAGACGGCACCGTGCGCCAGTGGGACGCAGCCACGGGAGCCGTGGCGGAACCTCCCTTCGACCACCACGCGGGCGAAGTCCTTACAGCGGCCTACAGCCCGGACGGGAAGTGGGTCGCGTCCGGTGGCGCGGACCACACGATCCGGCTATGGCCGGCAACGGGGCGGCAACAACGCGCGGTGCTGCACGGCCACGCGGGGGCCGTGAACGAGCTGGTCTTCGCACCGGACGGCCGGACTCTGGCTTCCGTGAGTCAGGACCGGGGGTTCCTCTTCCTGGGGGACAACACAGTCGGCGTTTGGGACCTGGACGCGGTCGGGCTTCCCGTGCTGTACGGTCATGCCAACTACGTTTATCCGGTAGCCTACAGTCCGGACGGCCGCTGGATTGCCTCCGGCGGCTGGGACAACACGGTCCGCCTGTGGGACGCGGTCACCGGTGAGGCGTGCGCAACCCTGCGCGATCCCCCCGGTTGCGTGCGGGCCCTGGCTTTCAGCCCGGACGGTGCCTGGCTCGTCGCTGGCTGCGACTTCGGAGGGGAGCTGCTTTTCTGGGATACGGCGACCGGGTGCGTTATCCGCCGTATCCGAGAGCCGTACCCGTGCGTCCAATATCTCGCCGTCAGTCCTGACGGCACGCACGTCACCGTGGGTCGCTGGCCTGGGGCCGGAGAATTCCGGGTGTTCGAGGTCGCGAGCGGAATGGAGGTCGGCTCCGCAGACGGGGTGGCGATGGCGTTCAGCCCCGACGGGAAGTGGCTGGCCGGCCGGGATGCCGACGGCAAGACCGTTCTGCTCTGGGATGCGCACGACCTGCGCCCCGTCGCGACTTGGCCGGGGCACACGGATGTGATCACCGCGATTACCTTCCGCCGTGACGGGGCCCGCCTCGTCTCCGCGAGCAGCGATCACACGGTCCGCGTCTGGGACACAACGACGGGAAAATGCCTGCGCGTGTTCGACGGGCATACTGATAAGGTCTACGGGGTCGCATTCCACCCCGACGGCCGGCGTGTCGCCTCGGCGGGGCGCGACCGCGACATACTGGTTTGGGATCCGGAAGGTGACCAGGAAGGGGTGCGCCTGCCCGGGCACACGAGTTATATCTGGTCGCTGGCGTTCAGCCCTGACGGCAGATCCCTCGTGTCCGGCTCAGGGGACCACACCGTTCGCCTGTGGGACACGGAGCCGCTGCGGGACCGCTACCTGGCGCGGCGTGCGGCCGAAACGCGACGTCCGGACGCGGAGCGTCTGGTCGGACGGCTATGCCGGGAAATGAAGGACGCCGACCGGGTGGTGGCGTCTTTGCGAGCCGATCATTCCCTCAGTGAGCCGCAGAGGGATGCGGCTTTGCGCGCGATGTTAAGACGGTCCACAAAGCCGGTCGACGGTCAATCTCGCGCCGAATGA
- a CDS encoding ECF-type sigma factor, translated as MRRVLRSGPAMSVPGDAQIAAVLQAAQGGDRQAAADLLPLVYAELRELARARLAREAPGQTLTATALVHEAFLRVAGDNQMTWEGRRHFFFAAARAMREILVEQARRKAGPKQGGDRRRLELDDACAVLEPPTDDVLAVHEALEELEQRDPQAAQIVLLRYFAGMTMDETAAVLGMAERTLDRHWRYIRAWLMKRLG; from the coding sequence ATGCGACGGGTCTTACGTTCTGGGCCAGCGATGTCCGTCCCGGGTGACGCTCAGATTGCCGCGGTCCTCCAGGCGGCACAAGGGGGGGACCGCCAGGCGGCCGCGGACCTCTTACCGCTGGTTTACGCGGAGCTGCGCGAACTCGCTCGGGCCAGGCTGGCGCGGGAGGCGCCGGGGCAAACGCTGACGGCAACGGCGCTGGTCCACGAGGCTTTTCTGCGGGTCGCCGGCGACAACCAGATGACCTGGGAAGGCCGGCGGCACTTCTTCTTCGCCGCCGCGCGGGCCATGCGCGAAATCCTAGTTGAACAGGCCCGCCGCAAGGCCGGACCCAAGCAGGGCGGCGACCGACGCCGGCTGGAGCTGGACGACGCCTGCGCCGTCCTGGAACCACCGACAGACGATGTGCTTGCGGTCCACGAGGCGCTTGAGGAACTCGAGCAGCGGGACCCCCAAGCGGCCCAGATCGTCTTGTTGCGCTATTTCGCCGGTATGACGATGGACGAGACGGCTGCGGTTCTCGGTATGGCCGAGCGCACGCTGGACCGGCACTGGCGCTACATCCGGGCGTGGCTGATGAAACGGCTCGGTTAG